gccccatccaggtATAGCAGgtgggaccccagccccatccaggtaccccagaattcccagcatTACTGCAGGGTGAAGGGGATGGTGTTGAAGCGCCGCTCCACCTAGCTGAGGAACCTCAAACCCTGgaatcccagccccatccaggtATCCCAGGCAGAATTCCAGCCCTATCCAGGTATCCCAGgtgggaccccagccccatccaggtaccccaggtgggaccccagccccacccaggTACCCCAGGTGGGACCCCAGCCCTATCCAGCCCCATGCAGGtaccccagccccacccaggtaccccaggtgggaccccagccccaggatTACCGCAGGGTGAAGGGCGTGGTGTCGAAGCGCCACTCCACCTCACGGAAGAAAGCCCAGGGATTTCCCTGGAATCCCAGCCCAATCCAGGTATCCCAGGTGGAATCCCAGCCCTATCCAACCCCGTGCAGGTCCCCCAGGTGAATTCCAGCCCCACCCAGGTACCCCAGGTACCCCGGCACCCCCGGCATTACTGCAGGGTGAAGGGCATGGTGTCGAAGCGCCGCTCCACCTCGCTgaagaaatcccaaatccctggaatcccagccccatccaggtAATCCCAGgtgggaccccagccccatccaggtCCCCCAGGTGAATTCCAGCCCCACCCAGGTACCCCAGgtgggaccccagccccaggatTACCTCAGGGTGAAGGGCATGGTGTCGAAGCGCCGCTCCACCTCGCTGAAGAAGGCGCGCGAGGTTTTCATCTTCAGCCCGTACTGCTTGGAGGGGTCCCTCTTGTAAATCGTGGTTCTCTGTCCCGCGTCCTTGGCCTGCAAaacattcccagggaattcccggAATCTGGAGCCATCCAggctgggaattcctggatttATCAGGGAGGGATGGGCTGACCTTTCCCTCGCCGCTGCTGACGAGGACGTCGACGGCGTAGACTTCGTGCACCTCGAATTCGGCTTTTTCGTGGTCCTTCCTGGGGGGAAAGGgggtgggaaaagcaggaaaatctgggaattctggagggAAAAGCTTCCAGGAAGCTCCAAAAACATTCCTGGGAATTCAGAACCTTCCAGGAAAGGCAAAACCTTCCAGGAGAGCCAGAGcattcctgggaattcctggaaatTCCTCTCCAAGAGTTCCCATTTCTCATGCTGACCCCGTCATTTTTCCTCCTGATCCCATTTTATCTCCTGATCCCATTTCTCACCCTGACTccccatttctcaccccaacccccccaatttTTGCCTCTGAGCCCCCAATTTCCCCTGACCCCATTTCTCACTCTAACCCAAATTTTTCCCCTGAACCCCATTTCTCACCTTAACCCCCAATTTCTCACCCTGACTCCCCAATTTCTCACCCTGACTccccatttctcaccccaacccccccaatttTTGCCTCTGAGCCCCCAatttcccatccccatttcTCACTCTGACCCAAATTTTTCCCCTGACCCCATTTCTCACTCTGACCCAAATTTTTCCCCTGAACCCCATTTCTCACCCTGAACCCCATTTCTCACCTTAACCCCCAATTTCTCACCTTGATCCCATTCCCCCGAccccatttctcaccccaaccccctccatttccccccagttttTGCCCTGACCCCCCATTTCTCACCCTGACCCCCCTATTTCTCACCTTACCCCTCAATTTCTCACTCTGAcaccccattttttcccctgaccCCAATTTTTGCCCTGACCCCCCAATTTTTGCCCCAACCCCCCATTTTTGCCCCCGACCCCCCAGTTTTTGCCCCCGCTCACTTCTGCTGGTCCGAGGGGTTCTGGATGATGGTTTTCTCCCCGTCGATCACGTGCTGCTTCAGCTGGTGCGACAACATCCCTGCGGGCACACGGCCTTACTGGGACGGACTGGGgttactgggatggactgggatgggctggggttactgggatgggctgggatgggctggggttactgggatgggctggagttaactgggatgggctgggatgggctggggttACTGGGATGGGTTGGGgttactgggatggactgggccagactgggatggactggggttactgggatggactggggttaactgggatgggctggggttaactgggatgggctgggacagactggggttactgggatggactggggttaactgggatggactgggccagactggggttactgggatggactggggttaactgggatgggctgggacagactggggttactgggatggactggggttactgggatggactgggatgggctggggttactgggatgggctgggatgggctggggttactgggatggactgggatgggctggagttaactgggatgggctgggatgggctggggttACTGGGATGGGTTGGGGttactgggatgggctggggttactgggatggactgggccagactgggatggactggggttactgggatgggctggggttactgggatggactgggccagactgggatggactggggttactgggatggactggggttaactgggatgggctggggttaactgggatgggctgggacagactggggttactgggatggactggggttaactgggatggactgggccagactgggatggactggggttactgggatggactggggttaactgggatgggctgggacagactgggatggactggggttaactgggatgggctgggacagactggggttactgggatggactggggctACTGAGATGGACTGGGGTTACTGAGACGGACTGGGGTGGACTGGGGTTAATGGGATGGACTGGGGTTaatgggatgggctgggatggactggggttactgggatggactgtgagctccaggcactgcacaCCAGTGGCTTggactggtctgtactgggttggactgggctgtactgggagctCCAGAGGGTTGGTCTGTACTGGGATAGACTGGGCTGCACTGGTCTATACTGGGAGCCtcaggcactgcacagcagtgggtactggtctgtactggtttgggctgggctgtactgggttgGACTGGGCTGTATTGGGAGCTCCAGAGGGCTGTACTGGGTTGGGCTGGTCTGTACTGGGTTAGGATGGTCtgtactggtctatactgggagctccaggcactgcacaCCAGTGggtactggtctgtactggtctgtactggtctgtactgggagcCCTGATGCCGCGCCCCCCAGTGCCAAGCCCGGGCAGAATTCCCCCCCTGGatccagaggggtttgggggattcCCCCCCTTCTCCCACCCCCCACTCCCAGGGCCGTCCCGGGAAGAGCCCCCGgcattcccaacattcccaaccCACTCTGGGGGCGCgggaattcccggaattccagGGAATTTAACcaacagcagggagagcccctgggGGCAAAAAGGATCAGGATGAGCTCCAGGATCCCAGTCCAGCAACCCCAGGgatcccttttccctgggatcCCTTTCTCCTGTGATCCCCTTTCCCTGGGatcctttttccctggaatccTTTTTCCTGTGATCTCCTTTCCCTGGAATCTCCTTTCCCTGGGATCCTTTCTCCCTGGAATCCCTTTCTCCTGTGATCCCCTTTCCCTGGAATCTCCTTTCCCTGGGATCCTTTATCCCTGGAATCCCTTTTTCCTGTGATCTCCTTTCCCTGGGAtccccttttccattttatcccttttccctggaatccccttttccctggaaatctcttttcccttttacccTTTTCCCTGGAATCCCATTTCCCTGGAATCCCATTTCCCTGGAATCCCATTTCCCTGgaatccccttttccctggaatccccttttccctggaatcccctttccctaaaattcccttttccctgtgatcccctttttcccatttccctggaattcccttttccctggaacCCCTTTCCCTGAAATTTCCATTCCCTGgaatccccttttccctgaaattcccttttccctgggacctcccctttttcccttttatcccttttcctggattcccttttccctgggatccccttttcccttttatcccttttcccttttatcccttttcctggatttccttttcccatttatcccttttcccttttatcccttttcctggattcccttttcccttttatcccttttcccttttatcccttttcccttttatcccttttccctggattcccttttccctgggatccccttttccctggaatccccttttcccctcaccttCAATGGGTGTGCAGTGGAACGCGTGGGCGATTTTATTCCAGGCCTCTGTCACTTGTGTGttctgggatttaaaaaaaaaaaaacaaaaaaacacaaaaaaaaccattttatggataaaaaaatccccaagcaCGAGCTTTCCTTAAATCCCAAATATTTCGGGACAAACCCCACAGATTTTCCCACCAACACCtccaaaaaaatgggaaaaaaactccatttttccacacagctgctcccagattTCCCACAAAATCCCACAGGTTGGGTTCCAAAATCCCTGTGCTgattccccaaatccctgtgctgattcccagaattcccaaatgtcCATTTGATTCccgaaattcccaaattcccacctgATTCCCGGGTTTCACCAGGCGCAGGGCGGCCTCGGCACACAGGTGAGCTGCCTTGATGACGTCGGCTTTGCGGCCGGACAcgggattttcctgggaaaaacaccaaaatttgggatttctgagGGTTTGGGGAGTGGGAATTCAACGTTCTGGAGTTCATTCCGATCCCTGGAatctggctgggagctggaaaagTCCCTGATCAATCACCCCCAAAAGAATTCCAGAGCATTCCCAGTTCAGGCACCCCGTGCAATCAAAAATATGGATTGGGAAGAGTCCAGCAAAATTCCaatgaggaattttggggttttcccccaaaaccacaggAGCAAAACCATTCCCAGGAcagtttttcccaatttttccttaGGATTTATTCCCAGAGGACGGGATAACCTGAGCAATTCACAGCAAGAATTCCCAAGGTATCAGACCGGCCAAATTCCAcgggaaaaatgggaaacagggattgattttggggtggggattgggaatgttcatcctgggaattccagcagggaaaaatgggaaacagggattgattttggggtggggaatgggaatgttcatcctgggaattccagcagggaaaagggaaaccAAACCAGGATTaattttgggattgggaatgttcatcctgggaattccagcaggaaaagtGGGAAGCTGGGACTGCCTGGCCAAGGATCTGGGAAGGTGGCACCTGGGACCCAGAGATTTTGGGAAGGTGGCACCTGGGACCCAGAGATTTTGGGATGGTGGCACCTGGGACCCGGAGATTTTGGGAAGGTGGCACCTGGGACCCAGAGATTTTGGGAAGGTGGCACCTGGGACCCGGAGATTTTGGGAAGGTGGCACCTGGGACCCAGAGATTTTGGGAAGGTGGCACCTGGGACCCAGAGATTTTGGGATGGTGGCACCTGGGACCCAGAGATTTTGGGAAGGTGGTACCTGGGACCCAGAGATTTTGGGAAGGTGGCACCTGGGATCCAGAGATTTTGGGATGGTGGCACCTGGGACCCAGAGATTTTGGGAAGGTGGCACCTGGGATCCAGAGATTTTGGGAAGGTGGCACCTGGGACCCGGAGATTTTGGGATGGTGGCACCTGGGACCCAGAGATTTTGGGATGGTGGCACCTGGGATCCAGAGATTTTGGGAAGGTGGCACCTGGGATCCAGAGATTTTGGGAAGGTGGCACCTGGGACCCAGAGATTTTGGGAAGGTGGCACCTGGGACCCAGAGATTTTGGGAAGGTGGCACCTGGGATCCAGAGATTTTGGGAAGGTGGCACCTGGGACCCAGAGATTTTGGGAAGGTGGCACCTGGGATCCAGAGATTTTGGGAAGGTGGCACCTGGGACCCAGAGATTTTGGGAAGGTGGCACCTGGGACCCGGAGATTTTGGGAAGGTGGCACCTGGGACCCAGAGATTTTGGGATGGTGGCACCTGGGATATAGAGATTTTGGGAAGGTGGCACCTGGGACCCGGAGATTTTGGGATGGTGGCACCTGGGACCCAGAGATTTTGGGATGGTGGCACCTGGGATCCAGAGATTTTGGGAAGGTGGCACCTGGGATCCAGAGATTTTGGGAAGGTGGCACCTGGGACCCAGAGATTTTGGGAAGGTGGCACCTGGGACCCGGAGATTTTGGGAAGGTGGCACCTGGGATCCAGAGATTTTGGGAAGGTGGCACCTGGGACCCAGAGATTTTGGGATGGTGGCACCTGGGATCCAGAGATTTTGGGAAGGTGGCACCTGGGACCCAGAGATTTTGGGATGGTGGCACCTGGGACCCAGAGATTTTGGGATGGTGGCACCTGGGACCCAGAGATTTTGGGAAGGTGGCACCTGGGACCCGGAGATTTTGGTAAGGTGGCACCTGGGATCCAGAGATTTTGGGAAGGTGGCACCTGGGATCCAGAGGATCCAAAGTGGTACCAGTTTGGATCCAGAAACCCTGGGGTGCTGCTACCTTGGATCCAGAGATTTTGGGATGGTGCCACCTCAGATCCAGAGGCTCCAAGGTGGTGCCACCTTGGATCTAGAGGTTCCAGGATGGTGCCACCTCACACCCAGAAACCCTGGCATGCTGCAACCACGGATCCAGAGGCTCCAGGGTGGTGTCACCTTGGATCCTGAAACTTCAGGGCACTGCCACCTTGGATCCAGAGGCTCAGGATTGGTGCCACCTTGGATCCAGACTGGTGCCACCTTGGATCCAGAGGCTCAGGACTGGTGCCACCTTGGATCCAGACTGGTGCCACCTTGGATCCAGAGGCTCAGGATTGGTGCCACCTTGGATCCAGAGGCTCAGGATTGGTGCCACCTTGGATCCAGAGGCTCAGGATTGGTGCCACCTTGGATCCAGACTGGTGCCACCTTGGATCCAGAGGCTCCAGGGTGGTGCCCCCTCAGATCCAGAGGTTCCAGTGGTGCCACCTTGGATCCTGACACCCCAGGGTGGTGCCACCTTGGATCCAGAGGCTCAGGATTTGTGCCACCTTGGATCCTGACACCCCAGGGTGGTGCCACCCTGGATGGACAGATTTTGGGATGGTGCCCCCTCAGACCCAGAGTCTCAGGATTGGTGCAACCTTGGATCCTGACACTCCAGGGCACTGTCACCTTGGACCCAGAGGCTCCAGGGTGGTGCCACCTCAGATCATGACACTCCAGGATGGTGCCACCTTGGATCCATAAGTTCCAGGGTGGTGCCACCTCAGATCCTGACACTCCAGGGTGGTGCCACCTTGGATCCACAGATTTTGGGATGGTGCCCCCTCAGACCCAGAGGTTCCAGGGTGGTGCCACCTTGGATGGACAGATTTTGGGATGGTGCCCCCTCAGACCCAGAGGCTCCAGGGTGGTGCCACCTTGGATCCACAGATTTTGGGATGGTGCCCCCTCAGACCCAGAGGTTCCAGGGTGGTGCCACCTTGGATGGACAGATTTTGGGATGGTGCCCCCTCAGACCCAGAGGCTCCAGGGTGGTGCCACCTTGGATCCACAGATTTTGGGATGGTGCCCCCTCAGACCCAGAGGTTCCAGGGTGGTGCCACCTTGGATCCACAGATTTTGGGATGGTGCCCCCTCAGACCCAGAGGCTCCAGGGTGGTTGCCCCTGGCACCCCGAGGCTGCCCCACTCCCAGGAGACACCCCCCGATGACAAACCCACCTTGGAGGCGCCGAGCACGAAGGTGTGCGCCACGTTGGCGATGAAGCCGTCCACGTGCACGCCCAGGTCTCTGCAacagagggaaaatgggaattccaggaattccagctggatcccagaggcaccagcacATGGAATGGTGCCCCAGGAACCCCCCTCCAGGCTTGTTATTAGGCTTTAATTAACAAGGAATTAACGCCGTGGCAAAAATGTGGGGCGGTCTGACAGGTTCTTGAAGCTGAaccattttgggattttgggaagggagaggggatTGCCATGGAATGGGATCCAGGCACTCACATTTTGACCAAATCCCCATCCTTGAGGATGTAATCCTGGTCGCTCTTGAGCGGGGAGAAGTGACACACACAGTTATTTACGGATATACTCGTGGGGAAGGCGATTCCTGGGGAAGGAAACGGGAAAAAATCatggatctgggatttggggtgacctCACAGCTCCACTCCACCCTcctgggacaccttcccctaccccagcctggcctgggtcactttgcagggatgggaattccattccagcacctcccagggagaaatttcttcctgatatcccaCCTGAACCTCCTTCCAGCACCTCCAATTTCAGGATTTGGGGACCATAAAGCTCCACTCCACCCTCTTGGGGCACTTCCCCCtaccccagcctggcctgggtcactttgcagggatgggaattccattccagtGCCTCTTTCTTCCCAATGTCCCACCTGAAcctcctcccagcacctccAATTTCAGGATTTGGGAGACCTTGAAGCTCCATTCCAccctcctgggacacctccccctaccccagcctggcctgggtcactttgcagggatgggaattccattccagtgcctctttcttcctgatatcccaCCTGAAcctcctcccagcacctccAATTTCAGGATTTGGGAGACCTTGAAGCTCCATTCCACCCTCCTGGGACACCTCTCCCtaccccagcctggcctgggtcACTTTGCAGGATAGGAATTCCATTCCAGTGCCtctttcttcctgatatcccaCCTGAAcctcctcccagcacctccagctttGGAATTTGGGGACTTTAAAGCTCCATTCCACCCTCTTGGGACACCTTCCCCCATCCCACACTGCTCCAGCTTGGCCTGGGTCACTTTGCAGGATGAGAATTCCATTCCAGCATCTCCTTGGGAGGTATTTCTTCCCGACATTCCACCTGAAcctcctcccagcacctccAATTTCAGGATTTGGGAGACCTTGAAGCTCCACTCCACCCTCCTGGGACACCTTCCCTactccagcatggcctgggtcactttgcagggatgggaattccattccagcacctcccagggaggaatttcttcctgatatcccaCCTGAACCTCCTCCCAGCACCCTCAGGATGGGAATTTGCTGACAAATCCCAGCGTCCCAAACCCTCCAGAGTCACCCTCCCACGTAACTCCAACACAATTACTGGAATAACGGAAACTGAGGcgcagcagggaggaggatcTGGGGTTCAGCTCAAGGAGGAACACCAAGAATTCCTCCTTGCCATGAAGGAGACCCTCACctttcttcatttccttttccttcttgaaGATTTTCCCAGTCTCCTCCATGATCATGGCATCGCCCTTCTCGCACAGGCACAGCACCGAGgcgccgggagccgccgccTCCACCACGGCACGCAGCACccctgaaattcccaaaaaaaccccaagtccATGGATGCACAGCCCCAAATCCAACACCTCCAActattcccaaaattccacacCCTGGAAAAAGCATAAATTTTGGTTTAATTCatttatttggggatttttttggggaagagGCAGCGCCGCGCTGGCAAATTCCTCAGGGAGAAgtcagagctctgggaatgggTTTGGGAATGACTGGGAGACATCAAAGGGCACCCCAGGAGTCCCTGTTTTCCAAGGAATCCCTGGGAACAGGTTTGGGAATGACTGGGAGACATCAAAGGGCACCCCAGGAGTCCCTGTTTTCCAAGGAATCCGGGTGCTGACACAGGGAACGCCCCAGGATGTTTGGGGAATGCTCCactcccaaaaaattccaccAGGAATTCCAGGCTGTCTTAGGGGAAAGAGGTGTcccagagctcctccagctTCCTCCACAGCGCTGAtcctaaaatattttgggattCTGGAATGGGATTCCTAAAATATTCTGGGATTCCTAAATACTCAGGGATCCTGGAATGGGATTCCTAAAATATTCTTGGATACTGGAATGGGAtcccaaaatattttgggaTCAAGGAATGGGATCCCAaaacattctgggattctgaagTTGGATCCTAAAATATTCTTGGATCCTGGATAGGGAtcctaaaatattttgggaTCAAGGAATTGGATCCCAAAATAttctgggatgctggaattgGATCCTAAAATATTCTTGAATGCTGGAATGGGATGCCAAAACATTCTGGGATCCTGCAGTGGGATCCCAAAATATTCTGGGATGCTGCAATGGGAtcccaaaatattttgggaTCCTGGAATGGGATTTCTAAAATAttctgggatgctggaattgGATCCTAaaatattctgggattctggaatgGGACTCCAAAAT
This Haemorhous mexicanus isolate bHaeMex1 chromosome 33, bHaeMex1.pri, whole genome shotgun sequence DNA region includes the following protein-coding sequences:
- the PA2G4 gene encoding proliferation-associated protein 2G4 isoform X1, whose product is MSGEEEATELTIAEDLVVTKYKMGGDIANRVLRAVVEAAAPGASVLCLCEKGDAMIMEETGKIFKKEKEMKKGIAFPTSISVNNCVCHFSPLKSDQDYILKDGDLVKIDLGVHVDGFIANVAHTFVLGASKENPVSGRKADVIKAAHLCAEAALRLVKPGNQNTQVTEAWNKIAHAFHCTPIEGMLSHQLKQHVIDGEKTIIQNPSDQQKKDHEKAEFEVHEVYAVDVLVSSGEGKAKDAGQRTTIYKRDPSKQYGLKMKTSRAFFSEVERRFDTMPFTLRALEDEKKARMGVVECAKHELLQPFNVLYEKEGEFVAQFKFTVLLMPNGPMRITSGPFEPELYKSDLEVQDGELKALLQSSASRKTQKKKKKKASKNAENATTGETAEENEAGD
- the PA2G4 gene encoding proliferation-associated protein 2G4 isoform X2; its protein translation is MSGEEEATELTIAEDLVVTKYKMGGDIANRVLRAVVEAAAPGASVLCLCEKGDAMIMEETGKIFKKEKEMKKGIAFPTSISVNNCVCHFSPLKSDQDYILKDGDLVKIDLGVHVDGFIANVAHTFVLGASKENPVSGRKADVIKAAHLCAEAALRLVKPGNQNTQVTEAWNKIAHAFHCTPIEGMLSHQLKQHVIDGEKTIIQNPSDQQKKDHEKAEFEVHEVYAVDVLVSSGEGKAKDAGQRTTIYKRDPSKQYGLKMKTSRAFFSEVERRSDTMPFTLRALEDEKKARMGVVECAKHELLQPFNVLYEKEGEFVAQFKFTVLLMPNGPMRITSGPFEPELYKSDLEVQDGELKALLQSSASRKTQKKKKKKASKNAENATTGETAEENEAGD